The following coding sequences lie in one Musa acuminata AAA Group cultivar baxijiao chromosome BXJ1-8, Cavendish_Baxijiao_AAA, whole genome shotgun sequence genomic window:
- the LOC135587601 gene encoding casein kinase II subunit beta-1-like, giving the protein MYRDRGFIVPKAETGAVGRKRISDALDKHLEKTSPSTSRGLNSKAKDWLHVPPTSVGKHPEHRQHRSAAPSKNKCSDDEPETDSEESDVSGSDGDTSWISWFCNLRGNEFFCEVDDEYIQDEFNLCGLSSQVPYFDCALDLILDLESSHGDMFTEEQNELVESAAEMLYGLIHVRYILTSRGMAAMLDKFKNYDFGRCPRVYCCGQPCFPVGQSDIPRSSTVKIYCPKCEDIYYPRSKYQANVDGAYFGTTFPHLFLMAYGHLKPQRPSQKYVPRVFGYKVHKP; this is encoded by the exons ATGTATCGGGATCGGGGATTCATCGTGCCAAAAGCGGAGACTGGAGCCGTGGGTCGGAAGCGGATCAGTGATGCCCTCGACAAGCATCTCGAGAAGACCTCGCCGTCGACCTCAAGGGGGTTGAACAGCAAAGCCAAGGACTGGTTACATGTGCCGCCCACCTCCGTCGGCAAGCACCCGGAGCACCGGCAGCATCGGTCAGCGGCCCCTTCCAAGAACAAGTGCTCCGACG ACGAGCCAGAAACTGACAGTGAAGAGTCAGATGTTAGTGGATCAGATGGGGACACATCTTGGATATCATGGTTTTGTAACCTAAGAGGGAATGAGTTCTTTTGTGAAGTTGATGATGAGTACATACAAGATGAGTTCAACCTCTGTGGGTTAAGCAGTCAAGTCCCATACTTTGACTGTGCTCTCGATCTAATTCTTGATTTGGAGTCTTCTCATG GCGATATGTTTACTGAGGAACAAAATGAGTTGGTTGAATCAGCAGCAGAGATGCTTTATGGTTTGATACATGTTAGATACATATTAACCAGTAGAGGGATGGCTGCAATG cttgataAGTTCAAGAATTATGATTTTGGCAGATGCCCACGTGTTTACTGCTGCGGTCAGCCCTGTTTTCCTGTTGGTCAATCAGACATTCCTCGATCCAGTACTGTGAAGATCTATTGTCCCAAATGTGAAGATATATATTATCCAAGATCAAAGTACCAAGCCA ATGTTGATGGAGCATACTTTGGGACAACGTTCCCACACTTGTTTCTGATGGCATATGGGCACCTTAAACCACAAAGGCCATCACAGAAGTACGTACCCCGAGTATTCGGCTACAAAGTTCACAAACCATGA